The Henckelia pumila isolate YLH828 unplaced genomic scaffold, ASM3356847v2 CTG_461:::fragment_3, whole genome shotgun sequence genome window below encodes:
- the LOC140872119 gene encoding 2-succinylbenzoate--CoA ligase, chloroplastic/peroxisomal-like isoform X2: protein MEWMLAITYVGGIAAPLNYRWSLEEALLAMEVAQPVLLVTDSSQGYWHSKFRIDSVPSLLWHVLIDNMLVAANDTATIFAAELLKEPTGRSVKLDYVWAPERAAIICFTSGTTGRPKGATISHSAIVVQSLAKIAIVRYNEDDVYLHTAPLCHIGGISSAMAVLMAGGSHVIIPKFDANKASEAIREHLVTSFITVPTMMADLISFTRKKQTSENFETVKKILNGGGTLSVELIENATKLFPRAMLLTAYGMTETCSSLTFMMLHDPKKENHFQQLLDFQKSHSSCQEGICVGMPAPHVELRISLEDSSSVGKILTRGPHVMLRYWGQTPSKHLGPVNEAWLDTGDIGHIDDHGNLWLMGRAKDRIKSGGENIFPEEVEAVLSQHPGISKIVVVGVPDSRWTEMVVACIKLKDNWHWADIGFNHSSKDKVQSVSSEILKQFCREKNLTGYKIPKKIILWGNTFPLTTTGKLRRDHIRAEVISHTGCLSSKL from the exons ATGGAATGGATGCTTGCAATTACTTATGTTGGAGGCATTGCTGCTCCACTTAACTACAGATGG AGCCTGGAAGAGGCATTGTTGGCAATGGAAGTAGCACAGCCAGTATTATTGGTAACTGACTCAAGCCAAGGATACTGGCATTCCAAGTTCCGCATTGATTCTGTGCCATCGTTGTTGTGGCATGTATTAATAGATAACATGCTCGTTGCTGCAAACGACACTGCAACCA TTTTTGCTGCTGAATTACTGAAGGAGCCTACTGGAAGATCGGTCAAATTGGACTATGTTTGGGCGCCTGAAAGAGCTGCCATCATATGTTTTACCTCAG GTACAACTGGAAGGCCCAAGGGAGCTACCATAAGCCATTCAGCTATAGTTGTGCAATCCCTCGCAAAGATTGCCATTGTTCGCTATAACGAGGATGAT GTTTATCTGCACACTGCTCCATTATGCCACATTGGTGGAATATCATCAGCCATGGCCGTGTTAATGGCAGGGGGTAGTCATGTTATAATACCAAAATTCGACGCTAATAAAGCCAGTGAAGCCATCAGAGAACACCTTGTTACTTCTTTTATCACTGTACCCACAATGATGGCTGATTTAATCTCCTTTACTAG GAAGAAGCAAAcatctgaaaattttgaaactgTGAAAAAGATTCTGAATGGAGGCGGGACTTTGTCAGTTGAGCTCATTGAAAATGCCACCAAACTTTTCCCAAGAGCCATGCTTCTCACAGCTTATG GAATGACAGAGACGTGTTCTTCATTAACCTTCATGATGCTTCACGATCCTAAAAAAGAAAACCATTTCCAGCAACTACTTGATTTTCAGAAATCCCACTCAAGTTGTCAAGAGGGTATTTGCGTAGGGATGCCTGCACCACATGTTGAACTAAGAATAAGTCTTGAAGACTCTTCCAGTGTGGGGAAAATCTTAACGAGGGGACCCCATGTAATGCTCCGGTATTGGGGTCAAACTCCATCCAAGCATTTGGGTCCTGTGAATGAAGCTTGGCTTGATACAGGAGATATAGGACATATAGATGATCACGGTAATCTCTGGCTCATGGGGCGTGCAAAGGATAGGATCAAGAGTGGAGGGGAAAACATTTTTCCTGAAGAG GTAGAGGCTGTCCTATCCCAACATCCAGGAATATCCAAGATTGTTGTCGTTGGTGTTCCAGACTCTCGGTGGACTGAGATGGTAGTTGCTTGTATCAAACTTAAAGACAATTGGCACTGGGCCGATATTGGCTTTAACCACTCATCCAAAGACAAAGTTCAATCTGTATCCAGTGAGATACTCAAACAGTTttgcagagagaaaaatttgaCAGG ATATAAAATTCCCAAAAAAATAATCTTATGGGGGAATACATTTCCACTTACGACAACGGGGAAATTAAGGAGAGATCATATCAGAGCCGAAGTTATTTCTCATACGGGATGTTTGTCCAGCAAACTATGA
- the LOC140872119 gene encoding 2-succinylbenzoate--CoA ligase, chloroplastic/peroxisomal-like isoform X1, producing MANWKEAHVCQCLSRLATVRGDAIVTVYAHRRKTGMQFVQGVLSIARGLLQLGLNPGDVVSISALNSDLYMEWMLAITYVGGIAAPLNYRWSLEEALLAMEVAQPVLLVTDSSQGYWHSKFRIDSVPSLLWHVLIDNMLVAANDTATIFAAELLKEPTGRSVKLDYVWAPERAAIICFTSGTTGRPKGATISHSAIVVQSLAKIAIVRYNEDDVYLHTAPLCHIGGISSAMAVLMAGGSHVIIPKFDANKASEAIREHLVTSFITVPTMMADLISFTRKKQTSENFETVKKILNGGGTLSVELIENATKLFPRAMLLTAYGMTETCSSLTFMMLHDPKKENHFQQLLDFQKSHSSCQEGICVGMPAPHVELRISLEDSSSVGKILTRGPHVMLRYWGQTPSKHLGPVNEAWLDTGDIGHIDDHGNLWLMGRAKDRIKSGGENIFPEEVEAVLSQHPGISKIVVVGVPDSRWTEMVVACIKLKDNWHWADIGFNHSSKDKVQSVSSEILKQFCREKNLTGYKIPKKIILWGNTFPLTTTGKLRRDHIRAEVISHTGCLSSKL from the exons ATGGCTAACTGGAAGGAGGCTCACGTTTGCCAATGCTTGAGTCGCCTCGCCACCGTGCGCGGCGACGCCATTGTCACGGTCTACGCCCACCGTCGCAAGACGGGGATGCAGTTCGTCCAAGGAGTTTTGAGCATCGCGCGAGGTCTGCTTCAGCTCGGCCTCAATCCTGGTGACGTCGTCTCCATTTCTGCTCTCAACAG TGATTTGTACATGGAATGGATGCTTGCAATTACTTATGTTGGAGGCATTGCTGCTCCACTTAACTACAGATGG AGCCTGGAAGAGGCATTGTTGGCAATGGAAGTAGCACAGCCAGTATTATTGGTAACTGACTCAAGCCAAGGATACTGGCATTCCAAGTTCCGCATTGATTCTGTGCCATCGTTGTTGTGGCATGTATTAATAGATAACATGCTCGTTGCTGCAAACGACACTGCAACCA TTTTTGCTGCTGAATTACTGAAGGAGCCTACTGGAAGATCGGTCAAATTGGACTATGTTTGGGCGCCTGAAAGAGCTGCCATCATATGTTTTACCTCAG GTACAACTGGAAGGCCCAAGGGAGCTACCATAAGCCATTCAGCTATAGTTGTGCAATCCCTCGCAAAGATTGCCATTGTTCGCTATAACGAGGATGAT GTTTATCTGCACACTGCTCCATTATGCCACATTGGTGGAATATCATCAGCCATGGCCGTGTTAATGGCAGGGGGTAGTCATGTTATAATACCAAAATTCGACGCTAATAAAGCCAGTGAAGCCATCAGAGAACACCTTGTTACTTCTTTTATCACTGTACCCACAATGATGGCTGATTTAATCTCCTTTACTAG GAAGAAGCAAAcatctgaaaattttgaaactgTGAAAAAGATTCTGAATGGAGGCGGGACTTTGTCAGTTGAGCTCATTGAAAATGCCACCAAACTTTTCCCAAGAGCCATGCTTCTCACAGCTTATG GAATGACAGAGACGTGTTCTTCATTAACCTTCATGATGCTTCACGATCCTAAAAAAGAAAACCATTTCCAGCAACTACTTGATTTTCAGAAATCCCACTCAAGTTGTCAAGAGGGTATTTGCGTAGGGATGCCTGCACCACATGTTGAACTAAGAATAAGTCTTGAAGACTCTTCCAGTGTGGGGAAAATCTTAACGAGGGGACCCCATGTAATGCTCCGGTATTGGGGTCAAACTCCATCCAAGCATTTGGGTCCTGTGAATGAAGCTTGGCTTGATACAGGAGATATAGGACATATAGATGATCACGGTAATCTCTGGCTCATGGGGCGTGCAAAGGATAGGATCAAGAGTGGAGGGGAAAACATTTTTCCTGAAGAG GTAGAGGCTGTCCTATCCCAACATCCAGGAATATCCAAGATTGTTGTCGTTGGTGTTCCAGACTCTCGGTGGACTGAGATGGTAGTTGCTTGTATCAAACTTAAAGACAATTGGCACTGGGCCGATATTGGCTTTAACCACTCATCCAAAGACAAAGTTCAATCTGTATCCAGTGAGATACTCAAACAGTTttgcagagagaaaaatttgaCAGG ATATAAAATTCCCAAAAAAATAATCTTATGGGGGAATACATTTCCACTTACGACAACGGGGAAATTAAGGAGAGATCATATCAGAGCCGAAGTTATTTCTCATACGGGATGTTTGTCCAGCAAACTATGA